The region GCCATGTGGACTAAAGATGATGCCGTGAAATATGTCATTGAGCACAAGATTCCGATCGCGAAAATTGCGTTTGGTGTAGAACATGAATTTCGAGATGATCTTACCGAAGAATGGGAAGGGGGCTGGATTCTCTATTTGGTTCCCGTTGATGGAAAGGGATTCTATAAACGCTATTTGATCGAAAAGGAACTAGAAAAGTGTGTTTCGATCGGATCAGCAGGAGTCAACCGAGCAATCGATGATTGCTACGGGTATCGTCCGGTAGACAATTGGCCGCCTGAAAATAAAGCTAACGGTTCGGAGAAAGAGTAGGAAGCATTTCATCACGTTCTCTTTTCCGGTCGGAGTGAGCCAGTTTCCCGAAGCCCGGCCGTGCCCCTATCGTCCAACGGGATTTACCGTCGAATGGTGGGTTGGTGGAAAAAAGAAGGACACAAAGCAGTTTCCTAATTAGCGGCTAAAAGGTATTTAATAATATGTTTGAAGAGGAAACTGAACTTTATCGCGCCGTGATCAATCGCGATATTGACGAAGTGAGAACGATCTTAGAACGCGATACCTCACAACTTGATGTGGGTGATGAAGACCGCCATTCTACGCCTCTTCATATAGCTTCGTTTGATGGACAAGCTCACATCTGCAAGCTGTTACTGATGCACGGTGCGAATGTGGACGCGCGCGACATCAATGGTTGCACACCACTTCACGAGGCGGAGCAACAGGGCTACGAAGAGGTGGTCAAGGTTCTGCTGGCTCACGGTGCCAGTGTCGAAATACCCGATCATACCGGGTGGACTCCGATATACGCTTCGACAGCGGGCAATTCCATGGGCACAAACATCTGGAAAGTCTTACTGGATCATGGCGCTCGATTGGACCTGAATTCCGCCTTACGTCTTGATAAGTTCGAGTATGTGCGAGAGACACTTGAACGTGGGGGAACTTTCACCAGTAATTCGCTATTCCCTGAAGAACTTCTCGTCGATCTTGTTGAGTGGACGTCTAGATATGACGAGGTGGTCTCCATGGCCGCTTTGCTGTTGCAGCATGGGGTGAATGTCAATGGCATGGGCCATATGAAGCAAAATGCCTTGATGATTGCGTGTTCCAATCCTTACTCGCCAGGCGACTTGATTCGTATGCTCCTCGAGCATGGTGCCGATCCAACCATGCGCCGAACGGTGGCTCCCGCGACAGCCTACCAAATGGCTCAATCCGCCGAAAACCAAAAAGCGATTGAGATACTTGAAAGTTTCGGCATTAGCGAGTAGTCCCTATGGTAGGGAATGCCGTTCCGAAGAGATCCCTTGGCATTAGTTTCCCCAATTAAGCGAACTGGCAAGTTCCCCAGTACGAAACAACTCGCAGGCTACGTCTATGACTATCTCGGAAGGCATGAGAAACTGCGGCAACACGGTATTCAGATCTCGTTCAGCTACGAAGTAACGTGGTAGGTCTGTGTACTTCTTGTCAGCTAAAGCGGTCAGCGAATGCGTGACACGTTTGTCACGATAGTAAGTTATGCTCGAAAGATCGCTCGCGAGGGCAATAGAAGTCAGTGATCCCGAAGGCGATTCTAAGAAGACTACTCGTGGATCCATATGCAGGAGTGAATTTAGCCATCTACGCAACTGCGATTCAGACGTGATGGTAACTCGATCCTCTTCTGACCGCTCTGTTTCTGGCTTAGAGCCATCGACACCGCACCAAGGATGGTCATTAATCATTTCGTAACCATTTATGACTACTGCAAAGCAACCAGGGACAATGTGTCGCACACTTTGTACATATCCTGCGAATCGCACATCAGTCTAGCTCATTTTAAACCCAGGGATAAACTCTGGTCGCTTTTGGGGGAGCCAACCCGATTTCGTCGACCATCACCATGCTAGATCTCTGCTTTTCGCCCCTTTCTTATTCGTGGCACTCCTTGGCTTGCCACTCGACGATGGCCTGAGGATCTTGTTCTTTGGCCTGACGTGTTGGCTTCTGACAACTGAATCCCATGTCGTGCAGGATGCGGCCGAGATGGTCCGGGTTATACTCGATGTCGAACTACTGGTGAACGATCTGGGTCATGCCCCTGTTTAACCACCCTTGGCGAATCAAGTCCAACGCCTTCATCCGCCGAGCGTCAAGCTCCGCCGCCAATCCATGAGGTCGCATCGCTAAACTCCGTTTGCAAAACGCCTTGCCGGAAGATTAGTCTACAAGGTTGACCGGCTGAAAGCACTCATTTGGCTGGGTGTGCAGTGGTCAATAATGGGCTTGTTACCTATGAATCAATCCCCAATGACCTTGGCTATCAGTTCATCAGATGGCTGGATACCCAGTAAAGATAAGGTAGTAATCATGCAACTTGAATACGATGTAGACGATTCCGGTAATCGATTTCTAAGTGGACGCTTGTTTGAAAACGTTCAGTTTTCCGATTTGGAAATTGCACCACGAATGGGTAGTCCCATTCGCATTGAGGACTGCCGTTTTCTAAATTGCTCCACTTCACTGGGAACGTGTCTTATCCGCCGTGGTACTACTCTCGATTCTGTCGTTTTTTCCAACTTAGATTGTGGAGATGCGATACATGTCAGCTCGGAGGTCTGTTTGAATCGCGTTGTCATTGAGGGCAAGAAACCAAAGTCATTATTCATTAAGCCACAAGATCGGGAAACCTTTAAGATGCCTGAGGTGCCTGACACCGATTTCCAACTCGACATCACAAACTTTTCTGGGACGGTAGACATCGAGGGGCTACGTGGCAACATGGTACGAAAGGATCCCAGTCGTCACGTAACCATTCAGGCCAAATGGCGAGATGAAGTGGACTGGAAGGGAATGGGCATTGGTGGTTCAAGCTACTGGAAAATCTTTGTCCGAAAACTGGCATACAACAATGCCGATGAAGGGGTTTTCAGTCTTCCTGGCCGTTCTCATGATGACTTTTCAGAAGTGATGCACCAAAAAGAACTGCTAAAGAACGCAGGCCTCCGGTTCGACTAAATTCATACCAGCCACTGACATTCTCCAACTATCCGCACTGCCCCAGTGCCCGGTCCTGTAATATCAACTTTCGCATTGTAAGTCATCACTTATGGAAGCAGCCCTCAAAAAACTGGTCGAGAGAATGCCACCGCCTAAAAAGCCCCGGTTCTCAAATGTTGACTGGGATCGGCTGGAAAAGGCTCTTGGCCTCACATATCCATCGAGTTTCAAAGACTTTATCGATGTGTATGGCGGCAGCGTCTGGTTCGACAATGTTTGTCCCTTCTTTTCAGAGGCAAGAACGGAGAAGGAAGCGAAGGACTTCGTGCAATCAGTGAAGAAGAAACTCGCACCGCTCCAAGGAAACACTTTTGACGAGTGTTTCAATGCCATCGAGATTCCGCTTTACCCAGCGGACAATGGGCTTTTCCCATTCTTGATCGATTACAGCGGGAACCTCTTTTGTTGGCAAACGGATCAAAATAGCCCTGACAAATGGCCGGTCGTTTTCTGGAACACAGGGCCAATCACCATTCTGGAGAAGCTGACCATTGCGATGTTGATCGACGACTGGCTAATGCGAAAACCCCACATGGTCAAGATCTGGGGAGACATCAACGAATACGAGCCGGATAGGATTCGATTGACGGAATGATTGAATCGAGTAACTGCAACAGTTCATGATCGAGATATGACTCACCACGGATTACCAGTTGGAGAAGTCTGTAAACGTGTAAGGCGCCTCGAGCGTTGGGATTTGTTTTATCTCATAATGTTTCGTCAAGACCTTCAACAGAAAGTCAGAAAACGAGTCCTCTTCAAGATCAATAATCTCATTTCCGTCGGAAAACCAGAAGACGCAGCGTCATTCGTCGGACTTGCCCTTGGTCCGCCACATTACGTGGTGAACATCTATCACGGTACAAAACGGCAGAAGTCCATCAGGCTCTGGGAACCACGACTCCGCAGGAGTAACGGTTGACTGCTTGAAAGACGCGATGACGCTGCTTTCACCAAGCAGATAGTCTTTGACGGGTGCGGGAAAACAAGTCTTATCACACAAGTTCCAAACGGCGATCATCCCACATACGAGGCCGGAACCATAGTGATCGATAAAAGCTTTGTAGTCCGCGGGAAGAAAGCTGCCCAACTCTTGTTCGACGGCATCCCATCGGCGATCTAATCCCACTGGCTTGGCAGGTGGTTTGACGAGTTTTTCAATTTCATTGAGCGATGAAGACATCCGACAACACCTGAATACAGCCGGTGACGTGTAATATTCGCTGCGTTGCGAATCAGCCAATACTGCTAGCTCATCCTAAACCCTGGGATAAACTCCGGCTGCTTACCATATAGTGGATCTTGGTCAACCATGCCGTCAGGTAGGTCGCTCACGTCGGTTAGCAAGCTGAGAAGGACACTTGTCAGCGTGGTCTTGCCCAGGTCAAAGAAGCCTTTGGAGTGACTGTAGTAAATGATACGCCACTCTGCCTGAGACTCATTTGTCAGCCAGTTGAGGATGTTGACATCCGCATAGTTGCCACATGGAAGGAGGGCAGGGCGCGCCGGGTATAGGTCGAAGGGGACCTCCGTACCATAGTTCTCGATGTCTCGATAAATATCGACCCAGTTCAGCCAGAACGTCTGCGCTGAAACCGGTTGAATAAAAGGATTTCCAATGCTAATCATGCCTGAGATGGTCCCACTTCCGTAGAGGGAAACGAACTGCTTGTAGTCCTCTGGCAACTCTAAGCCCAGTTCCTTTTCAACATCCTCCCAAGAGCCCGAAGGGCCTGTTGCCGTGTCAGGCGGGGAAATGATTTCAGTGATCCTCTTGACGTTCTCCAACATGCTCTTAGTCTCTCGTTAACACTTCTATTGCCAAGATCGAGTCGGGGCCTAGGAATTCCAATTCGAACTCCGATTTCACGCGCAGTTTAAGTAAGGTAGCGGGGTAATCTCAGGCCACTTCAAAGATAAAATCCTCAGGTGGGTTCGGAAACTCGGCTGGCCAAATCGTACACTCAATATCGCCCGACAACGCTGCTGCAAGAAAGGACGTCATGGGCATATCGAACTGTTGCCATACGCGTCCACGCCCTTCACCAACAATCACAGGCCACGTTTCTGGATGGCCTGTTGTCAACCAATAAAGTGTATTACCGTTTTCGTCATTGCCCCATGGGAGAATACCTGGAGAATCGGGGTAGATGCCATACGGCACCTCCTCATCTCCCTCGGTTGCTTTTAATTCTCTTCGAACTTTGCAAATACGTTCCACACTCGGGATAAGTGCGAGATACTCAGACGAGGCGAACGGATTGAAGACCCGAATGAAATTGCCAAGTAGCCCGCTACCGTACGTGGAAACGAAATCCCTGTAATCCAGAGGTAAAGCGATACCTAGCTCTTTCTCAATCTCTTTCCAATCCGGTTCCGCAGGAACTTCCGTCGGCGACGCCGGTGATGGAACGATGGCTGTCAGTTGCTCAATTGACATGAAGTATCCCTGCTGCACGATCCCCCAGGAAGTTGACTATTCAGAAACTCGCCCGAGCGACTAATCTTTTACTTGTAGCACGATTCTAGAAGATGCGACAATTCATTGACACTCTGGGAAAAGCTGGCGGCGCCGATCCTCTCACCACAAAGATCTGGATGACACACATTGCGAAGAGTATTTGAGTTGGCTTTGGAGGCAGCATGCTAACTGGCGACGAGTTCATTCAACGTCTAATCCGGGCAGGCATTGCGACACAAGAAACCATCGTGCCTTGCAGCGATGCAGACATTGCACGCATTGAGGATGCGGTTGGCTTGCATCTACCCGATTACTACAAACAATTCTTGCTCGCTGCTGGAAAGTGCGCGGGAGCGTTCATGGATGACTGCAGCTTTTATTATCCCGAGTTGCTGCAGATGACCGCCGAAGCTAAGCGGATGCTAATAGCGTTTGAAGGCAATCGTCTTCGGCTTCCGGCTGACGCGTTTGTGTTCATGGACCGCAGGGAGAACTTTTTATTCTTTAGGACGAGTGAAAAGTTGTCGAATTCGATAATCGCTTATGAAGAAGATCATCGCAAGTTCGACGACTATGACAACACTTTTTGGGGCTATGTTGAGGGAGAGCTCCTGGAAACGGAAGAGTTCTTTGCAAAGTTTTTGAAGACTGGAACTTGTGATGATTACCTGCGAAGAGCAATGCAACGAGCAGAGCAAGTAAAACATCTGTGAGCACTTTCTGAGAATTGCTGAACCAATTACCAAGCGAACACCAGCCCCAGCGATTGTCGTGGACTGGCATTCGGCAATCTGAAATCATCCGAAGCGACAAATCATGGCCGCGATAAGTATGGGTTGAAAGAACAGGCGAAATGAATGAGCGGGAAATTGAAACGCGTATTTGGAGCGAATCGTTGACGTCGCAGAGCGACACTACGATACGCGAGTCGGTTCTGTATCTTGCCAAAAAGCTTGGGGAGTACCTAGGCAGGGAGGTGGACGTACGTGAAATCAATATTGACGCCGGAGATAGCGGAAGCTGCTCGGTTTACGCCAAGCGCAACCGTTGTTCGCCACTTACAATCGATTGGTACTGTACAATCGTCGTACGCTTGCCTGAAGATTTCGAGGAACAGCGAACACAGGTTTTTGCGACACTCCTAGCATTCATAGATGGCAAGCGAATTGGTCTTCAAGGACACGCAGGACAGAGCGTTCTGCATTTGCAATATAGGCCTGGAGATACGCAAAGCGGGGAATGGGAAATCTCGCAATGGAGCAAGGATGACTATGGCGAATGGGAATCCAGTGAGACGCCTCCCTGGAGCTAACGCAGCAGAGATTGAGTCAACCAGTTGCTTCCATGTCGAACACCTCGTAGGACAGTACCGCCAGATGCAGACGGCCTTCCCGCGGTTTCCCGATCTTCGATCGTCTCAGAATATTTGACCTCGTGGTACAATAGTTGAAATTTACAAGTGCTGAAAAACGGAAGCATGCCTCCAGCCAATAGCGAGATCATGGCAGACTTTTTGAACCGGGTTGAATCCCTTCCTTGGTTCCACAATCTTGGGCAGGATCCGCCATGGGACTCTCATTGCCGACAGATTCAGGACTGGAGCGAGTGGCCTGGCCCCGAGGATCCATCGGTTTCAGAAATCGCCTATCGACAACAATCGCTCTACGATGAACTCATGACAGGCGAACACTCAGAGCAACTGAAGGAGTTGTGGGATCGAATTCACGCCATTGTAATTCGTGTCGCATCTTCCCGAGTGCCGTATGACGCCGATCGAGACTCTTGGCATCCGCCGAATGCGGCAGTGTGGCAAGCAGCATGGACTGCTGGTTTGATGGGCCTTTGCCTCTACCTAGGGCATCCGACTCCTCCGGAGTTGAGGACGCAATGGGAATGGTTTGCCCTGGGGCACTGGCCATGCGACTGGGATGGAGACTTTCCAAGTGGTAAGCTGGTAATTTACTAAGTGGACCATGTCATCCAGATGGAAAGACGTAAGGACGACATCGTTCCCTAACCCTGCTCATACCCCATTTTCCTGTCGCGGTTCACTCGCGACGTACATGGAGAGTTGCTAGGTTAGATTGTCGACCGACGGGCATTTTCAAGTAGAAACTACTTTCAGGGAAAGCTGCAGAGTACTTTTGTCCTGCGAATCAAACCTGCAGTGGTCGATACTGAAGTCCGTTAGCCTGCGAAGATAGCAATGACAATGTAATTGTCATGTTTCTCTTGAAACGAGTTTAACGTGGCTAGGGGTGCCGTCGAGTGAGGTATATTTACAACACCAGTTAGATAGCATTCAGATGACGACAAAAGGGCCTCGCCAAATCCGAGCTAAACTAGAACGCTTTTTACGTTCTTATCCGTATCTAGTAGAAGCTATTTCCGCTGCAGCATTGGGAATCATCTGTGCTTCCATTGCTCTAGGAATAACGTTTTTGGTGTCTGACCTAACGGTTGCCATAGCGTTTTCGATCGTAGCCGCAATTTTCGGTGCAATAATTGGGTGGATTATCGCCGACCTAATCTTGTTTCTTTCTTTTGTGGTTTTGATAGCCATTTTTCCAGAGAAATGGTGGATCCTCGTTCTATCAGTTTGTTTAGCAATCGCCTTTACTGTATTTCATCTCCTAGCAAACGTGTTTGTCGTACACCACGCCGTCCTTTACTTTGCCGGGGGTTACGTAGTTACGGTAGTGCTGCTTCATCTCGCATTGTCTTTGTGGAGATTTATTTTCCGATTAGTCGGCCATAAGAACAACAATGGCGACCCCCAAGGTACATGATGGTTGTCGAGCATGTCACAAATGCCCTCAGCACCAAGATTCCAAGTGTTCTTAATCCATCAAAGCGAAATACCCCGCTAATAAATCAGCTTAGCGATGCTTTTCTCGCTGAATGACTTAGTCGAGCGAAATCCTCGAAACGAACGGTCAAGATGCGGTCAGGTAGCGCAAATCTGTAGTCGGCAAGATGGCAACCGCAAGACCTGGTCCCACGATGGAACCAGCTTTTTGACCGAGCCCCGGATTCGAAGAATACGCTCAATACATCTTCATAAGTGAGTGTGGTTTAGTTATGGCCAAATTTATCAATCAAAACGAAGCACTGGAGTACCAGGAAAGTATCAGCGATCCCGTTATCGCAGCAATGCTGGAGAGAGGCTATCGGACAGTCTTATGGCACATGGGTGACTTTCGGGCCGATGCTGATTTTGACGTACTTTATTTCCTGAAGCTTTTGGAGGCGTTTTTCAAAGGTAATGAGCAGCGGATCTCCCAGGAATTATTGGGGCAATTCGGAAGTGACGAGGACGTCGATTTTTCAAAGTTTGATTAAGCGAAACGCCGTTCATTTTGGCATCTCGCAGTAGCCTAAGCATAGCGGCGAGTTGTACAACCTTTAACACGGCAACCGAGCCACCTGGATCTGCGATCGGGGCAACCGGTAACTAACCGAGCACCGGGCCCGGAAGCATTGCCGGGCTAACTTCTTACCGGTACAAGTACACCTACAACTCCACGAACAATCGGAGTGAGGGGCGTTTTGAAGTCATGTCCATAGAACTCGATATAATTCCCAATACGACTCAAGACATTTGCTGGCACGAAATTGTTTTATCGGCAAGAGCCCTGGCCGCAGACGGCGATTCGTTTCCAAATGACTTGCAACTACATGATTTGAAATCGAAAGCATTGATCGAAGGTTTCGAGCCGTTGAAGTGCCCCGGATATTACTACTGTACCTCGGAAATAGGCTCTACCCTTTCGCTCATCATCGAACCGACCGTCGGAGGTGAAGAAGACCGTTGTTACCTCTCTGATGTCGGACATCGCCTCTCCCCTGAAGAACGCGACACAGTTTTTGAGAAATGGATGTCAGCTGCGCGACTGATATCCATTGAAAGTGGCGGCGGAAGGCCAAAAGGAGAACTCAAGACCGCGATGGCTATGGCAATTGCAATAGCACAACTGACCTCCGGGCTCGTCGTAGTCAAGGACTCGTTGGTCCACAATGTTGAAGTTGGCATTTACGCTTCAGAAGAGATTCTTTCGCTTCCCTGGACGAGTTGACCATTTCCACTTGGACACAAATGTAGGCAGGGCCCGCAAGTGCAAGGGAAGCAAGGGAGCCCCAACACGAAATTGTCACCGTTTGTTTGAAACGTAAATATGGATCCAGAAGAAGCCGCTAAACTGCTTAGGCTGGGAGAAAGCTTGGGTGTCGAGAGAGGGCACATCCTGCGGCTTCGGGCCTACGAGAACGATGACGATTTGGCTAAATGCCTCCTAGCGATCCAATCAGAGTCCAACATGGCGAATCATTTGGTCAGGGAGTTACTGATTTCGTCTTTTGGCATATCCATTGGTGACATTCAAATTCTTCACCTTGGGTGGGACGGTGCGATATCGGACGCTGACCTCAACGTTGGTCTTCGAGAGCGAATTGTGAGGACTGACAAGCGCTAGTTGATAAATTGCCTCTTTTGTGATGTTACCACCAGGGGCGTCCCGGTAGGCACGGTGGTCATGGTTCGCCAGCGTTTCATGATGAACTTGGAGAAAAAATCGATCAGGCAAATTCGCTTGAGGAATTGAAAGTGGCATTGACGCAACTTGCGCAACGCAGGTCAATTACCAACTTGCCTCCGTTAATTACAAGGTGATAGAGTGGTGCAAGTGTACGTTGGATACTCGCTGGTAATGACGGCTGATCAGATGACGGAATGCCTTGACATCGATCCGAGTCACCCAGAAGGCACATCTGTCATTGAAAGGCTGTTTGGCTGTGGTTACGTCAGGCCGGGCGACTTTGAAGTCTACGGTGATGAAGACATGCAAGGAGGGTTTTCAGTATCAGAGATCAAAGAGTGTTTTCCATTTGAGACAGGCGAATTGGATCTTTGGAAAGTCGACCTGAAAGCAGCAACTTGCGTCTTCTGGATTAAGAGCGAATCTGAATGGGATTCAATGGCGGCCGATGGAATCGCAATCAGTGACAAGTTGAATGTCGGCAAGTTTTTCTTCGAAAATGATACAGCAGAATAGATGTTAATTCAGCTTCTGCATCACGATCTTCGCAGGCTGTGCCGATTTGAACGGTTGCAGCTTTGCCGGTTGAGCCGGCTTCCACGGCTTGAACACCGGCACGCCTGCTGGCGGCGGCTTGGGCTTTTTGCTCAAGCTCTTGTTCACCGCTGAATCTCTCGGCAATGGGTTCATCTTCGACAGCCCGATGACAGCGTTCTTGTCGTTGAGCCCCAAGCCTTCGCATTACCGTCGGTGTCGCTCTGCCAGCCATCCGCGAAACGTCTTCCTGCAAGTATCTACGGTTAGGGTGGCCCTTTCCCTTGCGTGCGTGAGCGTTCGCTTCGGCATAAGGAAAAAGAACCGGGCG is a window of Bremerella sp. TYQ1 DNA encoding:
- a CDS encoding ankyrin repeat domain-containing protein, translating into MFEEETELYRAVINRDIDEVRTILERDTSQLDVGDEDRHSTPLHIASFDGQAHICKLLLMHGANVDARDINGCTPLHEAEQQGYEEVVKVLLAHGASVEIPDHTGWTPIYASTAGNSMGTNIWKVLLDHGARLDLNSALRLDKFEYVRETLERGGTFTSNSLFPEELLVDLVEWTSRYDEVVSMAALLLQHGVNVNGMGHMKQNALMIACSNPYSPGDLIRMLLEHGADPTMRRTVAPATAYQMAQSAENQKAIEILESFGISE
- a CDS encoding winged helix-turn-helix domain-containing protein, with the protein product MGFSCQKPTRQAKEQDPQAIVEWQAKECHE
- a CDS encoding SMI1/KNR4 family protein, producing MPPPKKPRFSNVDWDRLEKALGLTYPSSFKDFIDVYGGSVWFDNVCPFFSEARTEKEAKDFVQSVKKKLAPLQGNTFDECFNAIEIPLYPADNGLFPFLIDYSGNLFCWQTDQNSPDKWPVVFWNTGPITILEKLTIAMLIDDWLMRKPHMVKIWGDINEYEPDRIRLTE
- a CDS encoding SMI1/KNR4 family protein produces the protein MSSSLNEIEKLVKPPAKPVGLDRRWDAVEQELGSFLPADYKAFIDHYGSGLVCGMIAVWNLCDKTCFPAPVKDYLLGESSVIASFKQSTVTPAESWFPEPDGLLPFCTVIDVHHVMWRTKGKSDE
- a CDS encoding SMI1/KNR4 family protein, with product MLENVKRITEIISPPDTATGPSGSWEDVEKELGLELPEDYKQFVSLYGSGTISGMISIGNPFIQPVSAQTFWLNWVDIYRDIENYGTEVPFDLYPARPALLPCGNYADVNILNWLTNESQAEWRIIYYSHSKGFFDLGKTTLTSVLLSLLTDVSDLPDGMVDQDPLYGKQPEFIPGFRMS
- a CDS encoding SMI1/KNR4 family protein, translating into MSIEQLTAIVPSPASPTEVPAEPDWKEIEKELGIALPLDYRDFVSTYGSGLLGNFIRVFNPFASSEYLALIPSVERICKVRRELKATEGDEEVPYGIYPDSPGILPWGNDENGNTLYWLTTGHPETWPVIVGEGRGRVWQQFDMPMTSFLAAALSGDIECTIWPAEFPNPPEDFIFEVA
- a CDS encoding SMI1/KNR4 family protein gives rise to the protein MLTGDEFIQRLIRAGIATQETIVPCSDADIARIEDAVGLHLPDYYKQFLLAAGKCAGAFMDDCSFYYPELLQMTAEAKRMLIAFEGNRLRLPADAFVFMDRRENFLFFRTSEKLSNSIIAYEEDHRKFDDYDNTFWGYVEGELLETEEFFAKFLKTGTCDDYLRRAMQRAEQVKHL